A window from Synechococcus sp. RSCCF101 encodes these proteins:
- a CDS encoding TIGR03943 family protein, translating to MPPSSAPVPPPPHQRRLRAAARLDPAALAGILLGASLVQAWLAGRLDLLLAPAFHLLVAGAGALLVAASGAALVQSWRRPRPLRRPRQTALLALVALLVMLLPPRPSFSLLVANRSSAALEGLTAGFALPPAERSLVDWARLWRSAPDPAGFLGEEVRISGFVLERPDGSRSLARLVVRCCLADATPVDLAVRWPEQPPAVDAWLEVSGVVGAGPEGLEVVAASVRPIPRPSQPFDT from the coding sequence GTGCCTCCCTCGTCCGCCCCGGTCCCGCCGCCGCCTCACCAGCGCCGCCTGCGCGCTGCCGCCCGCCTCGATCCGGCGGCCCTGGCGGGCATCCTGCTGGGCGCCAGCCTGGTGCAGGCCTGGCTGGCGGGTCGTCTGGATCTCCTGCTGGCACCGGCGTTCCACCTGCTGGTGGCCGGGGCCGGGGCCCTGCTGGTGGCCGCCTCCGGTGCGGCCCTGGTCCAGAGCTGGCGCCGGCCCCGGCCGCTGCGCCGACCCCGTCAGACCGCCCTGCTGGCGCTGGTGGCGCTGCTGGTGATGCTGCTGCCGCCCCGCCCCTCCTTCAGCCTGCTGGTCGCCAACCGCAGCTCCGCCGCGCTGGAGGGCCTGACGGCCGGCTTCGCCCTGCCGCCGGCCGAGCGGTCGCTGGTGGACTGGGCCCGTCTCTGGCGCTCCGCTCCCGACCCCGCCGGCTTTCTCGGCGAGGAGGTGCGCATCTCCGGCTTCGTGCTGGAACGGCCCGACGGCTCCCGCAGCCTGGCCCGGCTGGTGGTGCGCTGCTGCCTGGCCGATGCCACACCGGTGGATCTGGCCGTGCGCTGGCCGGAGCAGCCGCCGGCCGTGGATGCCTGGCTGGAGGTCAGCGGTGTGGTGGGAGCCGGGCCGGAGGGGCTGGAGGTGGTGGCCGCCAGCGTGCGGCCGATCCCGCGGCCGAGCCAGCCCTTCGACACCTGA
- a CDS encoding permease, whose product MDQLGTIWSLFQALFLEATPFLVLGIAISTLARRYLPGGEVLQRLPSHPLLGPLTGAALGFALPACECGNVPVARRLLAAGAPMPTGLGFLFAAPVLNPIVIAGTWAAFPDRPWLLLARPLGALLLALALAGLLRFMAEPDLLAASLLAERRLHLPRQQVSLLEAGGGWLGGAPAPPPPLAPAGRERPSWRDTLRHALDELLELGVLLVMGCLIAAALQSLLPRQWLLAVGQAPTLSILALMLLTVIISVCSSVDAFLALGFAAQITPGALLAFLVLGPIVDIKALGLYSAIFRGPALGLVVLCSCVIVLLMGQWLNLIAL is encoded by the coding sequence GTGGACCAGCTGGGCACGATCTGGTCCCTCTTCCAGGCGCTGTTCCTCGAAGCGACCCCCTTTCTGGTGCTCGGCATCGCCATCTCCACCCTCGCCCGCCGCTATCTGCCCGGGGGTGAGGTGCTGCAGCGCCTGCCCTCCCATCCGTTGCTCGGCCCCCTCACCGGTGCAGCGCTCGGCTTCGCCCTGCCGGCCTGCGAGTGCGGCAACGTGCCGGTGGCGCGGCGGCTGCTTGCCGCTGGAGCTCCGATGCCCACCGGTCTCGGCTTTCTGTTCGCCGCGCCGGTGCTCAATCCGATCGTGATCGCCGGCACCTGGGCGGCCTTTCCGGACCGGCCCTGGCTGCTGCTGGCCCGGCCGCTCGGCGCCCTGCTGCTGGCCCTGGCCCTGGCCGGCCTGCTGCGCTTCATGGCCGAGCCGGATCTGCTCGCCGCCAGCCTGCTGGCTGAACGGCGTCTGCATCTGCCCCGGCAGCAGGTGTCGCTGCTGGAGGCCGGCGGCGGCTGGCTGGGGGGTGCCCCGGCCCCGCCGCCGCCGCTGGCCCCGGCCGGGCGGGAGCGGCCCAGCTGGCGCGACACCCTCCGCCATGCCCTCGACGAGCTGCTGGAGCTGGGCGTGCTGCTGGTGATGGGGTGCCTGATCGCCGCCGCGCTGCAGTCGCTGCTGCCGCGCCAGTGGCTGCTGGCGGTGGGTCAGGCCCCCACCCTCTCGATCCTGGCGCTGATGCTGCTGACGGTGATCATCTCGGTCTGCAGCAGCGTCGACGCCTTCCTGGCCCTGGGCTTCGCCGCCCAGATCACCCCCGGCGCCCTGCTCGCGTTCCTGGTGCTGGGCCCGATCGTGGACATCAAGGCCCTGGGGCTCTACTCCGCCATCTTCCGGGGCCCGGCCCTGGGGCTGGTGGTGCTCTGCTCCTGCGTCATCGTGCTGCTGATGGGGCAGTGGCTGAACCTGATCGCGCTCTGA
- a CDS encoding metal ABC transporter substrate-binding protein yields MIEPRRACPIRPAGTGALVALALVLAAGCRAPQPPAAEADAPQVVAADGVLCDLTTTLAGSAASVSCLLEPGDDPHSFALTPSDREELEGADHVFINGLTLTPQLESLRDRDNVTWTAEAPGIKPVSLKDIGHADHHDDHDDEAHAGDDHTGHDHDGHAHGDQDPHVWHNPTNTAVMAGVISARLQLLAPDDTAGLDARLQQAQVVLSDLDAWAEQAFSTLPSGSRTLATSHRAFASLADRYDLQDLAVIGAHGSGDLLRPADLANLAEELRSQGVTILFPEQTPPGKALQTIASRTGLPLSDTALLADGTAPGSSLVATFVSNVCTIAEGLGGNCDRPAGDALIERWQAIRTER; encoded by the coding sequence CACCCGCCGCGGAAGCGGACGCACCGCAGGTGGTGGCGGCCGATGGCGTGCTGTGCGACCTCACCACCACCCTGGCCGGCTCGGCGGCATCGGTGAGCTGCCTGCTGGAACCGGGCGATGACCCCCACAGCTTCGCCCTCACCCCCAGCGACCGGGAGGAGCTGGAAGGCGCCGACCACGTGTTCATCAACGGCCTCACTCTCACGCCCCAGCTCGAGAGCCTGCGGGATCGCGACAACGTGACCTGGACCGCCGAGGCGCCCGGCATCAAGCCCGTGAGCCTCAAGGACATCGGCCACGCGGACCATCACGACGACCACGACGACGAGGCCCACGCCGGCGACGACCACACCGGGCACGATCACGACGGTCACGCCCACGGCGACCAGGATCCGCACGTGTGGCACAACCCCACCAACACCGCGGTGATGGCGGGAGTGATCAGCGCCCGCCTGCAGCTGCTGGCGCCGGATGACACGGCCGGGCTGGATGCGCGGCTCCAGCAGGCACAGGTCGTGCTGAGCGATCTGGACGCCTGGGCGGAGCAGGCCTTCAGCACCCTGCCCTCCGGCTCCCGCACGCTGGCCACCTCCCACCGGGCCTTCGCCAGCCTGGCGGATCGCTACGACCTGCAGGATCTGGCCGTGATCGGTGCCCACGGCAGCGGTGATCTGCTCCGGCCCGCCGACCTGGCCAACCTGGCCGAGGAGCTGCGCAGCCAGGGGGTCACGATCCTGTTCCCCGAGCAGACCCCTCCCGGCAAGGCCCTGCAGACCATCGCCAGCCGCACGGGCCTGCCCCTCTCGGACACGGCCCTGCTGGCCGACGGCACCGCCCCGGGCTCCAGCCTGGTGGCCACCTTCGTCTCCAATGTCTGCACCATCGCCGAGGGCCTGGGCGGCAACTGCGACCGGCCGGCCGGCGACGCCCTGATCGAGCGCTGGCAGGCCATCAGAACAGAGCGCTGA
- a CDS encoding pirin family protein: MPSPLPPPAGPIRLRRAAERFHSRLDWLDSWHSFSFAGHHDPDWSGCGPLRVINDDTIAAGKGFGMHPHRDMEIITVMVEGELHHRDSMGTHEVLRAGEVQRMTTGTGMVHSEMNEGSEPCRLLQIWVEPEANQLPPGYQQRHFRIGGDWSLLVDGADAEHDTEPGADREVQGASQDADASHPLHVHQGIRLWRARPQAGQQLHLPLASGAPAWLQLIDGDGALETGGSDDSGPLDLYRGDGLAFRPAKDCGAGITAGTKGADLLLFELG; this comes from the coding sequence GTGCCCAGTCCTCTCCCCCCGCCAGCCGGCCCCATCCGGCTCCGCCGTGCCGCTGAGCGTTTCCACAGCCGGCTCGACTGGCTCGACTCGTGGCACAGCTTCTCCTTCGCCGGCCACCACGATCCCGACTGGAGCGGCTGCGGGCCGCTGCGGGTGATCAACGACGACACAATCGCCGCCGGGAAGGGATTCGGCATGCATCCCCACCGCGACATGGAGATCATCACGGTGATGGTGGAGGGCGAGCTGCACCATCGCGATTCGATGGGCACCCATGAGGTGCTGCGGGCGGGGGAGGTGCAGCGGATGACGACCGGCACCGGCATGGTGCACAGCGAGATGAATGAGGGGAGCGAGCCCTGCCGGCTGCTCCAGATCTGGGTCGAACCGGAGGCCAACCAGCTCCCACCCGGCTACCAACAGCGCCACTTCCGGATCGGAGGCGACTGGAGCCTCTTGGTGGATGGGGCGGACGCCGAACATGACACGGAACCCGGTGCCGATCGTGAGGTCCAGGGAGCCAGCCAGGACGCGGACGCCAGCCACCCCCTGCACGTGCATCAGGGCATCCGGCTCTGGCGGGCCCGACCGCAGGCGGGCCAGCAACTCCATCTGCCGCTGGCCTCCGGCGCACCGGCCTGGCTGCAGCTGATCGACGGGGATGGCGCCCTGGAGACAGGCGGCTCAGACGACAGCGGCCCGCTGGATCTGTACCGCGGCGATGGTCTGGCCTTCCGGCCGGCCAAGGATTGCGGTGCCGGGATCACAGCCGGCACCAAAGGCGCGGACCTGCTGCTCTTCGAACTGGGCTGA
- a CDS encoding rubrerythrin family protein, producing MDLSKPSTHANLEAAFGGESMANRKYLFFADVAKRLGHAELARLFRDTAAQETEHAFAHFRLLHPELVVEDGAGLSEEQKQAVLSRCLELAIEGETYEYTTMYPEFAATARADRDGGAEAEFREQIEESQDHAAIFRKAASNFGFLAPIEQHHAERYGVALRALQGLGQAGEAEQPVAGKWICKVCSMIYDPVAGDPDSGIAPGTPFEAIPDDWSCPICGATKKSFVPYREAELRAA from the coding sequence ATGGATCTCTCCAAGCCCTCCACCCACGCCAATCTCGAGGCCGCCTTCGGCGGCGAGAGCATGGCGAACCGCAAGTACCTCTTCTTCGCGGACGTGGCCAAGCGTCTCGGCCACGCCGAGCTCGCCCGCCTCTTCCGCGACACCGCGGCCCAGGAGACCGAGCACGCCTTCGCCCACTTCCGTCTGCTTCACCCGGAGCTCGTGGTGGAGGACGGCGCCGGCCTGAGCGAGGAGCAGAAGCAGGCCGTGCTCAGCCGCTGCCTCGAGCTCGCCATCGAGGGCGAGACGTATGAATACACCACCATGTACCCAGAGTTCGCCGCCACGGCTCGGGCCGATCGCGACGGCGGCGCCGAGGCGGAGTTCCGCGAGCAGATCGAGGAGTCGCAGGACCACGCCGCCATCTTCCGCAAGGCCGCCAGCAACTTCGGCTTCCTGGCGCCGATCGAGCAGCACCACGCCGAGCGCTACGGGGTGGCCCTCAGGGCGCTGCAGGGCCTGGGGCAGGCCGGCGAGGCCGAGCAGCCGGTGGCCGGCAAGTGGATCTGCAAGGTGTGCTCGATGATCTATGACCCGGTCGCCGGTGATCCGGACTCCGGCATCGCACCGGGCACGCCGTTCGAGGCGATCCCGGACGACTGGAGCTGCCCGATCTGCGGTGCCACCAAGAAGAGCTTCGTGCCCTACCGGGAAGCGGAGCTGCGCGCTGCCTGA
- a CDS encoding NADPH-dependent FMN reductase — protein MTANATPDVLVISASNGENLKLGERFVAAGRELGRQTDLLDLTSLPLPLYNPRAHAADGVPDAARALSSQLQAAPRWLICAPEYNGSIPPVLSSAIAWLSVQGDDFRTLFNGRPIGMASHSGGGGMELLTVLRIQLAHLGAQVVGRQVQANAAKPAKPESIRDLMVRLLQMEPLQLS, from the coding sequence ATGACCGCCAACGCCACCCCCGATGTTCTGGTGATCAGCGCCAGCAATGGCGAGAACCTCAAGCTGGGAGAGCGCTTCGTCGCCGCCGGCCGTGAGCTCGGCCGCCAGACCGACCTGCTGGACCTCACCAGCCTCCCCCTGCCGCTCTACAACCCGCGCGCCCATGCCGCCGATGGCGTGCCCGACGCGGCCCGGGCCCTCAGCAGCCAGCTGCAGGCGGCACCCCGCTGGCTGATCTGCGCACCGGAATACAACGGCTCGATCCCACCGGTGCTCTCCAGCGCCATCGCCTGGCTGTCGGTGCAGGGCGACGATTTCCGCACCCTGTTCAACGGGCGCCCGATCGGCATGGCCAGCCATTCCGGCGGTGGCGGCATGGAACTGCTGACGGTGCTGCGCATTCAGCTGGCCCACCTGGGGGCTCAGGTGGTGGGCCGCCAGGTGCAGGCCAATGCCGCGAAGCCCGCCAAGCCCGAGAGCATCCGGGATCTGATGGTGCGGCTGCTGCAGATGGAACCGCTGCAGCTGAGCTGA